The Epilithonimonas zeae genome contains a region encoding:
- the alaS gene encoding alanine--tRNA ligase yields MTSQEIRQQFLDFFKSKEHLIVPSAPIVLKDDPTLMFSNSGMTQFKDYFLGYKEPKSSRIADTQKCLRVSGKHNDLDDVGRDTYHHTMFEMLGNWSFGDYFKKEAITWAWELLTEVYKIPKENLYVTIFEGDEKENLERDTEAYNLWKQFISEDRIINGNKKDNFWEMGASGPCGPCSEIHVDLRTPEEKAKVSGLELVNNDHPQVVEIWNLVFMQFNRKADGSLENLPAKHIDTGMGFERLCMALQQKESNYDTDVFTPLIAKVEELSGKKYTGILTDEKDIAIRVVVDHIRAVSFAIADGQLPSNGGAGYVIRRILRRGISYAYRFLDRKEPFLYQLVAVLQKQMGKFFPELEKQGTLVTEVIKSEEESFLRTIETGLIRVDKLIQQTISEGKKVLPTEEVFELYDTYGFPDDLTRIIAEEKGLTIDEAGFEQALNQQKQRSKKDSAAKVYDWVILEEKPENFVGYDQLESETYITRYRKIENKDGEFYQVVLSESPFYPEGGGQVGDKGTLENATESFEVLETKKENGLIISLINALPKDAGAVFYAKVNVADRKNSQANHSVTHLLHEALREVLGTHVEQKGSYVGPDYLRFDFSHFSKMSEEELALVESKVNAKIKENLVLQEFRNIPIQEALDRGAMALFGEKYGDNVRMIQFGSSKELCGGTHVKSTSEIGHFKIVSESSAAAGIRRIEAISGEKSEEYFKNLETQFTEISQLLKSKDLAKSIEKLLEENSALKSEIESFKKEKAKGEIQNLKNDFEDKNGKKLLVKKTSLDAGSVKDIVFQLKKEIPNSVTIIISDAGEKPMITVGVSADLEANYHAGNIVKELAKEIQGGGGGNPGFATAGGKNLDGIENAYQKALEI; encoded by the coding sequence ATGACTTCACAAGAAATAAGACAGCAATTTTTAGATTTTTTTAAAAGCAAAGAACATTTGATTGTTCCCTCTGCGCCAATTGTCCTGAAAGACGATCCAACACTGATGTTTTCCAACTCTGGAATGACGCAGTTCAAGGATTATTTTTTAGGCTATAAAGAACCGAAATCATCAAGAATTGCCGATACGCAAAAATGTCTAAGAGTTTCCGGAAAGCATAATGATTTGGACGATGTTGGTCGTGATACTTACCATCATACGATGTTTGAAATGTTGGGGAATTGGTCTTTTGGGGATTATTTCAAAAAAGAAGCAATTACCTGGGCTTGGGAATTGTTGACGGAAGTTTACAAAATTCCGAAAGAAAACCTTTACGTAACCATTTTTGAAGGTGATGAAAAAGAAAATCTGGAGCGTGATACAGAAGCTTACAATTTGTGGAAACAATTCATTTCCGAAGATAGAATTATCAATGGAAATAAAAAAGATAATTTCTGGGAAATGGGAGCGAGCGGACCTTGTGGACCTTGTTCCGAAATCCACGTTGATCTAAGAACTCCAGAAGAAAAAGCTAAAGTTTCAGGATTAGAATTAGTGAACAATGATCATCCCCAAGTTGTTGAGATCTGGAATCTTGTATTTATGCAATTCAACAGAAAAGCAGATGGTTCTCTGGAAAACCTTCCTGCAAAACATATCGATACGGGAATGGGATTTGAGCGTCTTTGTATGGCGCTTCAACAAAAAGAATCCAATTATGATACTGATGTTTTCACACCTTTGATTGCTAAAGTTGAAGAACTTTCCGGTAAGAAATATACAGGGATTTTAACGGACGAGAAAGATATTGCAATCCGTGTAGTTGTAGATCACATCCGCGCAGTTTCTTTTGCGATTGCAGATGGACAGTTGCCGTCCAACGGAGGTGCTGGTTATGTTATCAGAAGGATTCTGAGAAGAGGAATTTCTTATGCATATCGATTCTTAGATAGAAAAGAACCTTTCCTTTATCAATTGGTTGCTGTTCTTCAGAAACAAATGGGTAAATTCTTCCCAGAATTGGAAAAACAAGGAACTTTGGTCACCGAAGTGATTAAAAGTGAAGAAGAATCTTTCTTAAGAACCATTGAAACAGGATTAATCAGAGTTGATAAATTAATTCAACAAACGATTTCTGAAGGTAAAAAAGTCTTGCCGACAGAAGAAGTTTTTGAATTGTATGACACTTATGGTTTTCCCGATGATTTGACAAGAATTATCGCAGAAGAAAAAGGATTAACCATCGATGAAGCAGGATTTGAACAGGCTTTAAATCAACAAAAGCAGCGTTCCAAAAAAGATTCGGCAGCGAAAGTTTATGATTGGGTTATTCTTGAGGAAAAACCTGAAAACTTTGTAGGTTATGATCAATTAGAATCGGAAACTTATATCACACGTTACAGAAAAATAGAAAATAAAGACGGCGAATTTTATCAGGTTGTATTGAGTGAATCGCCTTTCTATCCTGAAGGTGGAGGACAAGTTGGCGATAAAGGAACGCTTGAAAATGCAACCGAAAGCTTCGAAGTTCTTGAAACTAAAAAAGAAAACGGATTGATTATCTCTTTAATCAATGCGCTTCCAAAAGATGCTGGCGCAGTTTTCTATGCTAAAGTAAATGTTGCTGACAGAAAGAATTCTCAAGCTAATCATTCGGTGACGCATTTGTTGCACGAAGCTTTGAGAGAAGTTCTTGGAACACACGTTGAGCAAAAAGGTTCGTATGTTGGTCCGGATTATTTGAGATTCGATTTTTCTCATTTTTCTAAAATGTCTGAAGAAGAATTGGCTTTGGTGGAATCAAAAGTGAATGCTAAAATCAAGGAAAATTTGGTATTGCAGGAATTCAGAAATATTCCGATTCAGGAGGCTTTGGATAGAGGTGCAATGGCGTTGTTTGGTGAGAAATATGGTGATAATGTCAGAATGATTCAATTTGGAAGTTCTAAAGAACTTTGTGGCGGAACGCACGTTAAATCTACAAGTGAAATTGGCCATTTTAAAATCGTTTCTGAAAGTTCTGCTGCGGCTGGAATCAGAAGGATTGAGGCTATTTCCGGTGAGAAATCAGAAGAATATTTCAAGAATTTGGAAACTCAGTTTACAGAGATTTCTCAATTGTTAAAATCGAAAGATTTGGCAAAATCAATTGAGAAATTGCTGGAGGAAAATTCTGCTTTGAAGTCTGAAATCGAATCTTTCAAAAAAGAAAAAGCGAAAGGCGAAATCCAAAATTTGAAAAATGATTTCGAAGATAAAAACGGAAAAAAATTATTAGTTAAGAAAACTTCTCTGGACGCTGGTTCTGTAAAAGATATCGTGTTCCAATTGAAAAAAGAAATCCCAAATTCTGTAACGATTATCATTTCTGATGCTGGAGAGAAACCAATGATTACAGTTGGTGTTTCTGCGGATTTGGAAGCTAATTACCACGCCGGAAATATCGTAAAGGAATTAGCCAAAGAAATCCAAGGCGGTGGCGGCGGTAATCCAGGTTTTGCTACTGCTGGTGGAAAAAATCTTGACGGAATTGAGAATGCCTATCAGAAAGCTTTAGAAATATAA